The Oculatellaceae cyanobacterium genomic sequence CGGCTACACTATAAGCTTTTTCAGCATCAAGAATACCTAATAATAGACAGTGACCTGGATTAGAAGAAATACTGTCTACACAATTACCATCTCCATCTAAAGCTAAAGCGCAGAAATCTTGATCAGATACCCAAAAATCATGATTAAACCTTGCCTTTAAACTTCTAGCGTCTTCTTGCCACTGATAGGCTAAATCTAGACGCTTTTTCATTCTAGCAATTTCGCTCAAGCGGATTTTAGCAGCATATACATAAGCTTGAACTTCCGAAAGTGCGATCGCACCCTCTGCTAGTTCACCTTTACGATTTACTATACAATCCCCTGAATCTTTCCAACCTTGGTTAACTAAACCGCGACTAGATTTAACGTAATAACTGAGATAACCTGTTTCTTTAGAGTTGCGATCGATCCAATCCATCGCTGCTAAAGCATTTTGCCATAAGCGATCTAAAGTTTCTTGATCTGCTGTCCAAGCATAATACTCTGCATATAGCATTAACCATAGCGGTGTAGCATCTACAGTACCGTAATAAGGTGTATGTGGCACTTCTTCACAACGCGCCATTTCACCTAAACGTAACTCGTGCAAAATTTTGCCTGGTTGTTCATCACGCCACTCATTATCTGCTTTACCTTGATAATGAGCTAAAATCCCCAATGTTTCACGGGCAATAGAAGAATCGAGAATCAAAGTTTGGGAAGCAGCGATGATTGAATCACGCCCAAATAAAGTAGAAAACCAAGGTACACCTGCTGACAGCGCCCTACCTTTTCCAAAAGTCTGTCTTAATAAATAAACATCTTGTTCCGCACGTTCAATTACTTGATTAAAAGTATTTTTATCAGACCGAATTTTAGTAACTTGATGATGCCAATTTTCTTCTTCTAATAACTCTGCGGCTTTAGCCTGTACTAAAGTAACAGGTGCATTTACTCTAGAAGTAGGCTGATTATTAGTAAACATTTGCAAGCGATATCCCAATTTTTGAGTTTCGTGGGAATCGAGTTTTAGCTGCCAAATTGCTGTATAACCTTTCAGATGATCCGGCTGACGATGAATAAATTTTATGCGAGATTCCATCAGGGAATTATCTAGCCCCTGATATGCCATAGTAATTTCTTGCTCAACAAATTTATGAGCTTTTAATTTTGTTTGAACTAGGGATTCTGCGTTATTAACTTCTGCCTCTTGAGTTGTAGGCACTTGCCTTAAAAGCTTACCTCGTTGCTTGCGATCAAAACCGCGCATTTCAAATAAATCAATAAAATCAGCATCAAAACTAAGACTAATTTCTATAGTTATAGGGGTAGTGTTAAAATTAGAAACTTCTATTTCTTCAAATAAGCCACCATTAAGCACAATTTCGCGATTAATACCGACAGTTTCAGCTTTAATGCGATCCTCAATGCGAGGATTTGCACACAAAACTGAGAGTACAAAACCTTTTTCTGCCGTGCTACTTAGGAGTATTGGCGATCGCCCTTCAACCTGAAGTTCTAAACGACCTAAGAACCGCGTATCATTACAAAATAAACCCATGCTGGCATTTCTGTCATCAGTACAATAACCAGCAATATTGCCAAGGGTGTCAGTAATTAAAAATAAGTCATCATCCTTAAGAGTGAGAGTTGGTTGTGGTCGTTCTTCTAACACACAAGGCCAAACAGGGATGGGCATTTCGTCTGCGGGGACAAAAGTTTTGCCG encodes the following:
- a CDS encoding amylo-alpha-1,6-glucosidase, which gives rise to MTTDTLLIDGKTFVPADEMPIPVWPCVLEERPQPTLTLKDDDLFLITDTLGNIAGYCTDDRNASMGLFCNDTRFLGRLELQVEGRSPILLSSTAEKGFVLSVLCANPRIEDRIKAETVGINREIVLNGGLFEEIEVSNFNTTPITIEISLSFDADFIDLFEMRGFDRKQRGKLLRQVPTTQEAEVNNAESLVQTKLKAHKFVEQEITMAYQGLDNSLMESRIKFIHRQPDHLKGYTAIWQLKLDSHETQKLGYRLQMFTNNQPTSRVNAPVTLVQAKAAELLEEENWHHQVTKIRSDKNTFNQVIERAEQDVYLLRQTFGKGRALSAGVPWFSTLFGRDSIIAASQTLILDSSIARETLGILAHYQGKADNEWRDEQPGKILHELRLGEMARCEEVPHTPYYGTVDATPLWLMLYAEYYAWTADQETLDRLWQNALAAMDWIDRNSKETGYLSYYVKSSRGLVNQGWKDSGDCIVNRKGELAEGAIALSEVQAYVYAAKIRLSEIARMKKRLDLAYQWQEDARSLKARFNHDFWVSDQDFCALALDGDGNCVDSISSNPGHCLLLGILDAEKAYSVAERLRAPDMFNGWGIRTLSSLSPAYNPMGYHVGSVWPHENALIAMGLRSLGLVDQALEISQGLLDMTKRQPYQRPPELFCGYERLNDSDPVKYPVACSPQAWATGSIFQLLQMMVNLVPDAAGNYLRIIDPKLPDSINSLSLHNLRVRSTVLDLEFERSGASTACRVVKKRGNLRVVIEA